A single Nocardioides bizhenqiangii DNA region contains:
- a CDS encoding PadR family transcriptional regulator has product MARRGDTIELAVLGLLHEGPMHGYELRKRLNLMLGWGRLLSYGSLYPALKKMLRGNLIEEVKAPAALAGSPTSRRPRITYQVTERGTEEFHRLMSEVGPTAWEDDNFDIRFRFFSSTDMEIRLRVLEGRRSRLQERLDRVQRELAMTQKEVDRYATELQRHGVESVEREVRWLSDLINAERGTPGPQAAAATDND; this is encoded by the coding sequence ATGGCACGGCGTGGCGACACCATCGAGTTGGCGGTCCTCGGACTGCTGCACGAGGGACCCATGCACGGCTACGAGCTCCGCAAGCGGCTCAACCTGATGCTCGGGTGGGGACGGCTGCTCTCTTACGGGTCGCTCTACCCCGCGCTGAAGAAGATGCTGCGCGGCAACCTGATCGAGGAGGTCAAGGCGCCTGCAGCACTGGCTGGGTCGCCGACCTCCCGACGGCCGCGGATCACCTACCAGGTGACCGAGCGGGGCACGGAAGAGTTCCACCGGCTGATGTCGGAGGTCGGGCCCACTGCGTGGGAGGACGACAACTTCGACATCCGCTTCCGGTTCTTCTCGTCGACCGACATGGAGATCCGGCTGCGCGTGCTGGAGGGGCGTCGCTCCCGCCTACAGGAGCGGCTCGACCGGGTGCAGCGCGAGCTCGCGATGACCCAGAAGGAGGTCGACCGCTATGCCACCGAGCTCCAACGGCATGGCGTCGAGTCCGTCGAGCGCGAGGTCCGGTGGCTGTCGGACCTGATCAACGCAGAGCGCGGCACACCTGGCCCGCAGGCTGCCGCAGCAACAGACAACGACTGA
- a CDS encoding inositol-3-phosphate synthase → MGSVRVAIAGVGNCATSLVQGVHYYRDADPAGTVPGLMHVKFGDYHVSDVKFVAAFDVDDKKVGKDLSEAINASENNTIKIADVPTLGVEVQRGPTMDGLGKYYRETIDESHAHPVDVVKVLKESGADVLVSYLPVGSEEADKFYAQCAIDAGVAFVNALPVFIASDPEWAKKFEDAGVPIVGDDIKSQVGATITHRVMAKLFEDRGVALDRTYQLNVGGNMDFKNMLERERLESKKVSKTQAVTSNLTGELSGLTDSRNVHIGPSDYVAWLDDRKWAYVRLEGRAFGDVPLNLEYKLEVWDSPNSAGIIIDAVRAAKIAKDRGIGGPIIPASAYLMKSPPVQIEDTEGRAQLEAFIKGE, encoded by the coding sequence ATGGGTTCGGTACGAGTAGCGATTGCCGGCGTCGGCAATTGCGCCACGTCACTTGTCCAAGGCGTGCACTACTACCGGGACGCCGACCCTGCCGGCACCGTCCCGGGTCTCATGCACGTCAAGTTCGGCGACTACCACGTGAGCGACGTCAAGTTCGTCGCCGCGTTCGACGTCGACGACAAGAAGGTCGGCAAGGACCTCTCCGAGGCGATCAACGCGTCGGAGAACAACACGATCAAGATCGCCGACGTCCCGACGCTCGGCGTCGAGGTCCAGCGCGGCCCGACCATGGACGGTCTCGGCAAGTACTACCGCGAGACCATCGACGAGTCGCACGCCCACCCGGTCGACGTGGTCAAGGTCCTCAAGGAGAGCGGCGCCGACGTCCTCGTGTCCTACCTCCCGGTGGGCTCCGAGGAGGCCGACAAGTTCTACGCCCAGTGCGCGATCGACGCCGGCGTGGCCTTCGTCAACGCGCTCCCGGTGTTCATCGCCTCCGACCCCGAGTGGGCCAAGAAGTTCGAGGACGCGGGCGTCCCGATCGTCGGTGACGACATCAAGTCCCAGGTCGGCGCGACCATCACCCACCGGGTGATGGCAAAGCTGTTCGAGGACCGCGGCGTCGCCCTCGACCGCACGTACCAGCTCAACGTCGGCGGCAACATGGACTTCAAGAACATGCTCGAGCGCGAGCGCCTGGAGTCCAAGAAGGTCTCCAAGACCCAGGCCGTCACCTCCAACCTCACCGGCGAGCTGTCGGGCCTGACGGACTCCCGCAACGTCCACATCGGCCCGTCCGACTACGTCGCGTGGCTCGACGACCGCAAGTGGGCCTACGTCCGGCTCGAGGGCCGCGCGTTCGGCGACGTCCCGCTGAACCTCGAGTACAAGCTCGAGGTCTGGGACTCGCCCAACTCCGCCGGCATCATCATCGACGCCGTGCGCGCCGCGAAGATCGCGAAGGACCGCGGCATCGGCGGCCCGATCATCCCGGCGTCGGCCTACCTGATGAAGTCCCCGCCGGTCCAGATCGAGGACACCGAGGGCCGCGCCCAGCTCGAGGCCTTCATCAAGGGCGAGTGA
- a CDS encoding HNH endonuclease family protein: MKKLALATITGVVATLVIGVGPAPAAHSAPDHRKPGPAQRVGETYSAPLVTAVNNLPVATEVRTGYLRSKFTHWVDADGDGCNTRYEVLDIESETSVTCSNLSGGRWFSYYDRVSWTDPGRIDIDHVVPLAEAWDSGARNWTSAQRQSFANDLGDSRSLVGVTDSVNGAKGDQDPAQWLPTYDKCRYLREFVAVKIRWRLTVNSGEKTAMQNLAAGCSNVSITVVRAI; this comes from the coding sequence ATGAAGAAGCTCGCGCTCGCCACCATCACCGGGGTGGTCGCCACCCTCGTCATCGGCGTCGGCCCGGCACCCGCCGCGCACTCCGCCCCGGACCACCGCAAGCCAGGTCCAGCGCAGCGGGTCGGCGAGACCTACTCCGCACCACTGGTGACCGCGGTCAACAACCTTCCGGTGGCGACCGAGGTGCGCACCGGCTACCTGCGCAGCAAGTTCACCCACTGGGTCGACGCCGACGGCGACGGGTGCAACACGCGCTACGAGGTCCTCGACATCGAGTCCGAGACGTCGGTGACCTGCAGCAACCTGTCCGGTGGTCGGTGGTTCTCCTACTACGACCGCGTCTCCTGGACCGACCCCGGTCGGATCGACATCGACCACGTGGTCCCGCTCGCCGAGGCCTGGGACTCCGGCGCCCGCAATTGGACCAGCGCGCAGCGGCAGTCCTTCGCCAACGACCTGGGCGACTCCCGCTCGCTGGTCGGCGTCACCGACAGCGTCAACGGTGCCAAGGGCGACCAGGACCCCGCGCAGTGGCTGCCGACGTACGACAAGTGCCGCTACCTCCGGGAGTTCGTGGCCGTGAAGATCCGGTGGCGGCTCACCGTCAACAGCGGCGAGAAGACGGCGATGCAGAACCTGGCCGCCGGCTGCAGCAACGTCAGCATCACGGTCGTCCGCGCCATCTGA
- a CDS encoding CCA tRNA nucleotidyltransferase, whose product MSEPPSPSESIRLVDVQQAVAEELARIAPVIDELGELFAAAGHELALVGGPVRDAMLGRHSNDLDFTTSARPEQTDRILRGWGDAWWDMGRDFGTIGCRKGDWVVEVTTYRSEAYDPGSRKPEVQYGDTLAGDLGRRDFTVNAMAVRLPGQQIEDPFGGVVDLANRLLRTPARPEDSFSDDPLRMMRAARFAAQLGFTVDEPVVAAMRGMADRIAIVSAERVRDELVKLVCAPYPRLGLTLLVDTGLADHVLPELPMLKLERDEHHRHKDVYEHTLTVLEQAIDLEDRLGGEPDFVSRFAALMHDVGKPKTRRFLDDGTVTFHHHDVVGAKLTRKRMQALRFSGDEIDAVCHLVELHLRFHGYGSGEWTDSAVRRYVRDAGDQLARLHVLTRADCTTRNQRKADRLRRTYDDLEARIARLSEEEELASIRPDLDGNQIMEILGIPPGREVGEAYRMLLELRLDNGPMSEEDATAALRAWWSAREQ is encoded by the coding sequence GTGTCCGAGCCCCCTTCGCCGTCCGAGTCGATCCGGCTCGTCGACGTGCAGCAGGCGGTGGCGGAGGAGCTGGCGCGGATCGCGCCGGTGATCGACGAGCTCGGTGAGCTGTTCGCGGCTGCGGGGCACGAGCTGGCGTTGGTCGGCGGGCCGGTGCGGGACGCGATGCTGGGGCGGCACTCCAACGACCTCGACTTCACGACGTCGGCGAGGCCGGAGCAGACCGATCGGATCCTTCGCGGGTGGGGCGATGCCTGGTGGGACATGGGACGCGACTTCGGGACCATCGGCTGCCGCAAGGGGGACTGGGTGGTCGAGGTGACGACGTACCGCTCCGAGGCCTACGACCCGGGCTCGCGCAAGCCCGAGGTGCAGTACGGCGACACGCTGGCGGGTGACCTGGGCCGGCGCGACTTCACGGTCAACGCGATGGCGGTGCGGCTGCCGGGTCAGCAGATCGAGGACCCTTTCGGTGGCGTCGTCGACCTGGCGAACCGGCTGCTGCGCACGCCCGCGCGACCGGAGGACTCCTTCTCCGACGATCCGCTGCGGATGATGCGCGCGGCCAGGTTCGCCGCGCAGCTGGGTTTCACGGTCGACGAGCCGGTGGTCGCCGCGATGCGGGGCATGGCCGACCGGATCGCGATCGTGTCGGCCGAACGGGTGCGCGACGAGCTGGTGAAGCTGGTCTGCGCGCCGTACCCCCGGCTCGGCCTGACCCTGCTGGTCGACACCGGGCTTGCCGACCACGTGCTGCCCGAGCTGCCGATGCTCAAGCTCGAGCGCGACGAGCACCATCGGCACAAGGACGTCTACGAGCACACGCTGACCGTGCTCGAGCAGGCCATCGACCTCGAGGACCGTCTCGGCGGAGAGCCGGACTTCGTCTCCCGGTTCGCGGCGCTGATGCACGACGTCGGCAAGCCCAAGACCCGCCGGTTCCTCGACGACGGCACCGTGACGTTCCACCACCACGACGTCGTCGGCGCCAAGCTCACCCGCAAGCGGATGCAGGCGCTGCGGTTCTCCGGCGACGAGATCGACGCGGTGTGCCACCTGGTCGAGCTGCACCTCCGGTTCCACGGCTACGGCTCGGGGGAGTGGACCGACTCGGCAGTACGGCGCTACGTGCGCGACGCCGGCGACCAGCTGGCGCGGCTGCACGTGCTCACCCGCGCCGACTGCACGACCCGCAACCAGCGCAAGGCCGACCGGCTCCGTCGTACCTATGACGACCTGGAGGCCCGGATCGCTCGGCTGTCGGAGGAGGAGGAGCTGGCGTCGATCCGGCCGGACCTCGACGGCAACCAGATCATGGAGATCCTCGGCATCCCGCCCGGTCGCGAGGTGGGCGAGGCCTACCGGATGCTGCTGGAGCTGCGGTTGGACAACGGGCCGATGTCCGAGGAGGACGCAACCGCCGCGCTGCGCGCGTGGTGGTCGGCCCGCGAGCAGTAG
- a CDS encoding DUF6049 family protein — MVSRPVVLRAALGAVTALTAGLLTTPPAGAAEPHPRRDNDAYAVPAAYDAPLLVTIDALTPGEVPERGPVFVSGTVINRDTETWTGIAVYPFINAGNCDGCPPPITTAAGLVEAAETDPEAVVGNRITDVSDTIDELEPGEVQEYTIRIPRDLLPVSEPGVYWFGVHALGASDSAPDDGLADGRARTFLPYVPRGRDGIGGRIDTAIVVPLRYRIRHLGNGQLARPEAWESAFDPTGDLGGPLAFGASSGARPVSWLIDPAVPDAARRLLRGNPPRDLGPEETDAGDGEGGDDNDGGDGQGDGGGPTDDATEQPEDPEPPPGDETALTAADWLDSVEVQLRGEEVLALPYGDLDMSATPDRMPGLYPLSRERVGTVLAQWETPTVPVIASPGGYLDPSAIEGIDDDSTLLLTDRMFGRREYRRGPPVVGVYDGHTVAATSSGASSGGPGPDPRLGAVAFRQRVLAEASLRLLAPGRRHPLIVVVPRGVDGTAGSAFWSELDPVWLNLTTVADATDRPATEVDPDSLTYPAAQETEELPLSVFTAVEELIASGRTLQNTLADAETVAADVRDEALAGASYHFRPYPDTAAARLDRSRRWIDRRLRSVTIAGPPAVTLSSADGSFAVTVENSLDRTVTVRIVAASIDGEVEVDVGDTVVLAPDSRTTILLDAHSTAPGVHNVSLSVTDVDGTPLGSSVEVPIRSGQVSEVIWVILGVGAGLLLLAIVLRLVRRIRDRNRVPTGSTTEGEA, encoded by the coding sequence GTGGTCTCCCGCCCTGTCGTGCTGCGTGCTGCCCTGGGGGCGGTGACCGCGCTGACGGCGGGACTCCTGACGACCCCACCGGCGGGTGCTGCCGAGCCGCACCCGAGGCGGGACAACGACGCTTACGCCGTGCCCGCGGCGTACGACGCGCCGCTGCTGGTCACCATCGACGCACTGACGCCGGGCGAGGTGCCGGAGCGCGGGCCGGTGTTCGTGTCCGGGACGGTGATCAACCGCGACACCGAGACCTGGACCGGCATCGCCGTCTACCCGTTCATCAACGCGGGGAACTGTGACGGCTGCCCGCCCCCGATCACTACTGCAGCAGGGCTGGTCGAGGCGGCCGAGACCGATCCTGAGGCGGTGGTCGGCAACCGGATCACCGACGTCAGCGACACGATCGACGAGCTGGAGCCGGGCGAGGTGCAGGAGTACACCATCCGGATCCCGCGCGACCTGCTGCCGGTCTCGGAACCCGGTGTCTACTGGTTCGGCGTGCACGCCCTCGGGGCCAGCGACAGTGCCCCGGACGACGGCCTCGCCGACGGCCGCGCGCGGACCTTCCTGCCCTACGTGCCCCGTGGGCGGGACGGGATCGGGGGCAGGATCGACACGGCGATCGTGGTGCCGCTCCGCTACCGGATCCGTCATCTCGGCAACGGCCAGCTCGCCCGGCCGGAGGCGTGGGAGAGCGCGTTCGACCCGACCGGTGACCTCGGCGGTCCGCTCGCGTTCGGCGCCTCCTCCGGCGCCCGGCCGGTGAGCTGGCTGATCGACCCCGCCGTGCCCGACGCCGCCCGACGGCTACTCCGCGGCAACCCGCCGCGCGACCTCGGACCGGAGGAGACGGACGCAGGCGACGGAGAAGGCGGCGACGACAACGACGGCGGGGACGGGCAGGGAGACGGGGGTGGCCCGACCGACGACGCGACCGAGCAGCCGGAGGACCCGGAACCGCCGCCGGGCGACGAGACCGCCTTGACTGCGGCCGACTGGCTGGATTCCGTCGAGGTGCAGCTGCGCGGCGAGGAAGTGCTGGCGCTGCCGTACGGCGACCTCGACATGTCGGCCACCCCGGATCGGATGCCCGGCCTCTATCCCCTCTCCCGCGAGCGGGTGGGCACCGTGCTGGCGCAGTGGGAGACGCCGACGGTCCCCGTCATCGCGTCGCCGGGCGGCTACCTCGATCCCTCCGCGATCGAGGGGATCGACGACGACAGCACCCTGCTGCTCACCGACCGGATGTTCGGCCGGCGGGAGTACCGCCGTGGTCCCCCGGTCGTCGGTGTGTACGACGGCCACACCGTCGCCGCGACGTCGTCCGGCGCGTCGTCCGGCGGGCCCGGACCGGATCCCCGGCTCGGGGCGGTGGCCTTCCGCCAGCGGGTGCTCGCGGAGGCGTCCCTGCGGCTGCTCGCACCGGGACGCCGGCACCCGTTGATCGTGGTCGTGCCCCGGGGCGTGGACGGCACCGCCGGATCCGCCTTCTGGAGCGAGCTGGACCCGGTCTGGCTCAACCTCACCACCGTCGCCGACGCCACCGACCGGCCCGCGACCGAGGTCGACCCCGACAGCCTGACCTACCCCGCCGCCCAGGAGACCGAGGAGCTCCCGCTCTCCGTCTTCACGGCCGTCGAGGAGCTCATCGCGTCGGGACGCACCCTGCAGAACACGCTGGCCGACGCCGAGACGGTGGCCGCCGACGTGCGCGACGAGGCGCTCGCCGGGGCGTCGTACCACTTCCGTCCCTACCCGGACACTGCCGCAGCCCGGCTCGATCGCTCGCGCCGCTGGATCGACCGGCGGCTGCGATCGGTGACGATCGCCGGGCCGCCGGCCGTCACCCTGTCCAGCGCCGACGGGAGCTTCGCGGTGACCGTGGAGAACTCGCTCGACCGCACGGTGACGGTGCGGATCGTGGCCGCCAGCATCGACGGCGAGGTGGAGGTCGACGTCGGCGACACGGTGGTGCTGGCACCGGACAGCCGCACCACGATCCTCCTCGACGCGCACTCCACCGCCCCCGGCGTGCACAACGTGAGCCTGTCTGTCACCGACGTCGACGGCACCCCGCTCGGGTCGTCGGTCGAGGTCCCGATCCGGTCCGGACAGGTCAGCGAGGTGATCTGGGTGATCCTCGGCGTCGGTGCCGGCCTCCTCCTCCTGGCGATCGTGCTGCGCCTGGTCAGACGGATCCGCGACCGCAACCGCGTCCCGACCGGCTCCACGACCGAAGGGGAGGCATGA
- the murJ gene encoding murein biosynthesis integral membrane protein MurJ — MTEAIDQGDAGDEQRRILANSAVMAAGTVVSRFSGFFRSLLLLAALGGGLHADLFTIANTVPNMLYILLAGGIFNAVLVPQLVRSMKNDADGGSGYIDRIVTLAVLFLGTVTALLVLAAPWVMALLLDDKYADPAFAEERQSAIDFARYCLPQVFFYGMFVLFGQILNARGRFGPMMWAPIANNVISMGVLVVYLVAFGPASATEQIGPFTASQEALLGIGSTLGIVAQLLILVPYLRAAGVRIRPRFDFRGTGLGRTFRLAVWTILFVIVNQAAYVVVVRLASGGTAAAADGTGITIYSSAFLVALVPHSIVTVSLATAVLPRLSAHAASHDDAALGRTLVSTIRTALVVVVPIALLLPLIALPLSHVLWGHGAGADVYPRFESTVGLFGFGIVFFTLHYLTLRGFYALELNRTVFLIQCVIASVNITAAVVLVGNADPEHTSPMLVLAYTAAYGVGSLLSFTVLARRLGGLPVGSLLGFVARLLVASAVGAGAAWVVDLGLDEVLERAPGAGGWWWSAVDVAVLALVAVGVVVLLARVLRLREVTTVIDTVGARLGRG; from the coding sequence ATGACCGAGGCGATCGATCAGGGCGACGCCGGCGACGAGCAGCGCAGGATCCTCGCCAACAGCGCGGTGATGGCGGCCGGCACCGTCGTGTCGCGGTTCAGCGGGTTCTTCCGCTCGCTGCTGCTGCTCGCGGCGCTCGGCGGCGGTCTGCACGCGGACCTGTTCACCATCGCCAACACCGTCCCCAACATGCTCTACATCCTGCTGGCCGGCGGCATCTTCAACGCCGTCCTGGTGCCGCAGCTGGTGCGGTCGATGAAGAACGACGCCGACGGCGGCTCGGGCTACATCGACCGGATCGTCACCCTGGCGGTCCTCTTCCTCGGCACGGTCACGGCGTTGCTGGTGCTGGCCGCGCCGTGGGTGATGGCACTGCTGCTCGACGACAAGTACGCCGACCCGGCCTTCGCCGAGGAGCGCCAGTCGGCAATCGACTTCGCGCGCTACTGCCTGCCCCAGGTCTTCTTCTACGGCATGTTCGTGCTGTTCGGGCAGATCCTCAACGCCCGCGGCCGGTTCGGGCCGATGATGTGGGCGCCGATCGCCAACAACGTCATCTCGATGGGCGTCCTCGTCGTCTACCTCGTGGCCTTCGGCCCGGCGTCCGCGACCGAGCAGATCGGCCCCTTCACCGCGTCGCAGGAGGCGCTGCTCGGCATCGGGTCGACGCTCGGCATCGTCGCCCAGCTGCTCATCCTGGTGCCCTACCTGCGCGCCGCGGGCGTCCGGATCCGGCCGCGGTTCGACTTCCGCGGCACCGGCCTCGGCCGCACCTTCCGGCTGGCGGTGTGGACGATCCTGTTCGTCATCGTCAACCAGGCGGCGTACGTCGTCGTGGTCCGCCTCGCGTCCGGCGGCACCGCGGCCGCCGCCGACGGCACCGGCATCACGATCTACTCCTCCGCCTTCCTGGTCGCGCTGGTGCCGCACTCGATCGTCACCGTGTCGCTGGCGACCGCGGTCCTGCCGCGGCTCTCCGCGCACGCCGCGTCCCACGACGACGCGGCGCTGGGGCGCACCCTGGTCAGCACGATCCGGACCGCGCTGGTCGTCGTGGTGCCGATCGCACTGCTGCTGCCGTTGATCGCGCTGCCGTTGTCGCACGTGCTCTGGGGTCACGGCGCGGGTGCCGACGTCTACCCGCGGTTCGAGTCGACGGTCGGCCTGTTCGGCTTCGGCATCGTCTTCTTCACGCTCCACTACCTGACCCTGCGCGGGTTCTACGCCCTCGAGCTCAACCGCACCGTCTTCCTCATCCAGTGCGTGATCGCCTCCGTCAACATCACCGCGGCGGTCGTGCTCGTCGGCAACGCCGATCCCGAGCACACCTCCCCGATGCTGGTCCTCGCCTACACGGCGGCGTACGGCGTCGGCTCCCTGCTGTCCTTCACCGTGCTGGCCAGGCGCCTCGGCGGCCTGCCGGTCGGCTCGCTGCTCGGCTTCGTCGCGCGGCTGCTGGTCGCGTCGGCGGTCGGCGCCGGCGCGGCGTGGGTCGTGGACCTCGGTCTGGACGAGGTGCTGGAGCGGGCTCCGGGCGCGGGGGGCTGGTGGTGGTCGGCGGTCGACGTCGCCGTGCTGGCGCTGGTCGCGGTCGGCGTGGTGGTCCTGCTGGCGCGCGTGCTCCGGCTGCGCGAGGTCACCACGGTGATCGACACGGTCGGCGCCCGGCTGGGCCGTGGCTGA
- a CDS encoding protein kinase family protein: MTTSTRPGDVLAGRYRLIDLLTESRGGRFWRAHDNVLERFVALHVIPEDDHRAPLLLAAARESATVLDARILRVLDAEMRDGRCFVVNEWGTGTSLDILVTHGGPLGPRRSAWLAAEVAGAIATAHSRSVAHGRLNPENVLIDRLGAVRLIGLCVDAALHGIPAGRIEQDRQDLGGILYCSLTGTWPGPSDSIVPAAPHEHDAVLSPRQVRAGVPRPLELLWTDITEAGHPRRRWQAHHDADVSTASAVRDRLMEFLGDPNGLSEALAGSIPPINEIRPVVLPQVPEMTIRDFERPAPDSDDPPAPLEPAEPAEPEEQEDPEEPEEPPIPSVSDIVDLPTEAGMPVFGDPDEGDDEVAWLRARSTPPPPPPPFDEPPVRPLFAPEPPDGAPPRRPRTDVPDAGPTGERSLAAAGFWPWDTGAGGPGDPDSSDATAENEAVPGRSWLRLAMVVAACLALLIGVAVAFNLGRGRTPLGAEREEPTTSPTLTTPAEPTASPLVDVVAGTFDPLGTDGGVENDDAVALAVDGDPSTTWSTSTYQDQLGRTLPALKSGVGVYLDLGVVREVAAVDLDLVGSPTEVELYVSDDAPTAAPTGQPLASDTVAGDEITLEPESPDGSRAAVTGRYVLVWFTSLPVVSDGFRAGLAEVVVRGR, translated from the coding sequence TTGACGACGTCGACGAGGCCAGGCGACGTACTGGCCGGCCGCTATCGGTTGATCGACCTGTTGACCGAGAGCCGCGGCGGCCGGTTCTGGCGCGCCCATGACAACGTCCTGGAGCGCTTCGTCGCGCTCCACGTGATCCCCGAGGACGACCACCGGGCCCCCCTGCTGCTCGCGGCCGCTCGCGAGTCGGCCACCGTCCTCGACGCGCGGATCCTGCGGGTGCTCGACGCCGAGATGCGTGACGGTCGCTGCTTCGTGGTGAACGAGTGGGGCACCGGCACCTCGCTCGACATCCTGGTGACCCACGGCGGCCCGCTCGGACCGCGCCGGTCGGCGTGGCTGGCCGCGGAAGTGGCCGGCGCGATCGCCACCGCGCACTCCCGCAGCGTGGCCCACGGCCGGCTGAACCCCGAGAACGTGCTCATCGACCGGCTCGGCGCGGTCCGGCTGATCGGGCTGTGTGTCGACGCCGCCCTCCACGGGATTCCCGCGGGTCGCATCGAGCAGGACCGGCAGGACCTGGGCGGGATCCTCTACTGCTCCCTCACCGGCACCTGGCCCGGGCCGTCCGACTCGATCGTCCCGGCCGCGCCCCACGAGCACGACGCGGTGCTGTCGCCGCGGCAGGTGCGGGCCGGCGTGCCCCGGCCGCTGGAGCTGCTGTGGACCGACATCACCGAGGCCGGCCACCCGAGGCGGCGCTGGCAGGCCCACCACGACGCCGACGTGTCCACGGCGAGCGCCGTGCGCGACCGGCTGATGGAGTTCCTCGGCGATCCCAACGGCCTGTCCGAGGCGCTGGCAGGGTCGATCCCGCCGATCAACGAGATCCGGCCGGTGGTGCTGCCCCAGGTGCCTGAGATGACCATCCGCGACTTCGAGCGGCCGGCTCCGGACTCCGACGACCCCCCGGCGCCGCTGGAGCCCGCCGAGCCCGCCGAACCAGAAGAGCAAGAGGACCCAGAAGAGCCGGAGGAGCCGCCGATCCCGTCGGTCTCCGACATCGTCGACCTCCCGACCGAGGCGGGGATGCCGGTCTTCGGCGACCCCGACGAGGGAGACGACGAGGTGGCCTGGCTGCGCGCTCGGAGCACGCCGCCGCCACCCCCGCCGCCGTTCGACGAACCGCCCGTGCGCCCGCTCTTCGCACCCGAGCCGCCCGACGGTGCCCCTCCGCGGCGGCCCCGGACCGACGTACCCGATGCGGGTCCGACCGGCGAGAGGTCACTCGCCGCCGCGGGCTTCTGGCCCTGGGACACCGGCGCGGGCGGGCCGGGCGACCCCGACAGCTCGGATGCCACGGCCGAGAACGAGGCCGTCCCCGGGCGCAGCTGGCTGCGGCTGGCGATGGTCGTCGCCGCCTGCCTGGCCCTGCTGATCGGGGTGGCGGTGGCGTTCAACCTGGGCCGCGGCCGGACGCCGCTCGGCGCCGAGCGCGAGGAGCCGACGACCTCGCCGACGCTGACCACGCCCGCCGAGCCGACGGCGAGCCCGCTGGTCGACGTCGTCGCCGGCACCTTCGACCCGCTCGGCACCGACGGCGGCGTCGAGAACGACGACGCTGTGGCCCTCGCCGTCGACGGCGACCCCAGCACGACCTGGTCGACCTCGACCTACCAGGACCAGCTCGGCCGGACGCTGCCGGCACTGAAGTCCGGGGTCGGCGTCTACCTCGACCTCGGCGTGGTCCGCGAGGTCGCCGCCGTCGATCTCGACCTGGTGGGCTCGCCGACCGAGGTGGAGCTCTACGTCAGCGACGACGCCCCGACCGCCGCGCCCACCGGCCAGCCGCTGGCATCCGACACGGTCGCCGGTGACGAGATCACCCTCGAGCCGGAGTCGCCGGACGGCAGCCGGGCAGCGGTCACCGGCCGCTACGTCCTGGTGTGGTTCACTTCGCTCCCGGTGGTCTCGGATGGCTTTCGAGCAGGGCTGGCGGAGGTGGTCGTGCGTGGACGCTGA